The Apostichopus japonicus isolate 1M-3 chromosome 10, ASM3797524v1, whole genome shotgun sequence genomic sequence ACAGAACTTATGGTCAATGAATGAGACAGCTGTGCAAACTACTTTTACCCACAAATACCGGTAACTTCCATTTATTTTCCAACAGTTTTTTCCGGTCACCCTAGAAAGGGTCATGACCAATGTTAGTGCTATGAtattcagtggggggggggggaattccccagtcaatttgtttttggggattttcaagagtttttttttggggggggtgggggtttcaTGTTAGTAGTTAGATGAACGTACATATGCCCGTACCAAGATTAAGCCCACATATAGTATACATACAGGGCAGTACACATGGTCGACCATTGCGAACAATACACATTGTGCAGTGCCACACCCAAAAACGCCAGTTTTctttttggaaatatttgaCCAATCACACTGCTCCTtacaaaaatcaacaaaaccTTAAAATATCCGGCTTGTTATTGGCAAGTTTTGTAACTAGGTAATGGTACAAGTTGCAGAAATTACCAGGAATTGTTACGGTAAATTCCCCCCAGTAGAAAATATTTTAGCGGGACCCTCTACATAAACTGCGAGAATCCTGCGTACTAATGCCAACACTGGTCACGACCCCTACCTTGTAAACCAGGGATATAACAGATGTTGTCTGTTAACTTCAACTCAACATTCCCCTTCAAACTTATTTGTCAGAAGCAAATGCTGTGAAGAATCCCTTTATGAACCCAACCTTATCTCCATTAAAACCAGGATTTAAAATCAAACTGACTATGAGAGCTGTCAGGCTAATTACACTCAGCGTGGCATCCCACACAGTGATTCTCTTTATAACTAGTCACTTTGTTTCGTCTCGATTCCTAAATAAACATGTGCTGTCTATTTCCTTAAAGCAAAAGCTTTTGCAGAAATTTTCCCTCAACAGTTTGCTGGCAGGCGAATACTCCATACATTAcgagtatcatatatatatatgtatatgactATTCAGAAAGTTGCAGCTAGCCAAACTTCTAACTCCACAAACTATGAGCTGTGGACGAGAGCCGAAGTTCGTCAGCTATCCAAACAGAGATTCAATGTGCGACATTAATGAGTGTCGTTAACAAGCCGAGACGTTAGAGCCGAGACGTTAACCAGCCGCGAGACGTTAGCGCCGGGGTGAGATCGTTCACGCTGTACAAATCTGCTGAATTGAGGGGTAGCACTGACCTCAAAAGAATAGTCCTCTCTTCCTGAGTCCCATTCCCTGTCTATCGTACAGGACATTGAATTTATTCACAAACTGAGGATGAAAACAGAAACCAAAAAATTCAACTTTCAGGGTAGcagaattattttttaaatatacaatACGATGATTCCTGTGAACAAAAAACAATCTGAGCTGTACATCTTTGCCCATATTGCACCGCACTCCGCAATGCGATACCTGATGAATAATTAACTGACTAATTTTCAGCATACGTGTCCTAATTTGCAGAAGAACCTTTCTTAGAAAGTGATACACCACGTTTAAGTGTAGCTGCTACTAGTCACTCGCTCATACACGGTAATCAATCATGCACATAGAGGCAGAAAGTGTGTGTGAAGTGTACTTCTGTAAAATACGACATACAAGGCACATCGTCGAGATTTTTTATGACAGTACCATAAACTGTCAAACTGACAAGTACCATAAACATGACTTGCCTGATTTATGGTATCGCAGCCTTTTGTAATTGCACCGAGGTAAGCCATCAAAGCAACATCGCTGCATTGCTGTTAAAAACAAGAGCAAAAAGATGAAGAATTACATTGTTAGCTTGTTTCCACCAAATATTCAATCTTACAAGTTTCCGTTTATTAGGTTTTCTCATCCTGAGTGGAGACAGAAATCAGAAAGCTTAATTGAGTAAATTAAAATCTCTCGTCACTCAACTCCAGTAACTCCCCTCAAAACAGGTTGTTGTACTGAAGGgctccccctaccccctcccccacccccattttcCTTTATGATGATATTTCACTGCATTCAAAAGAATTAAGTACTCAGAGTTTTTAAACCTAATGCTGTGGAAAACCAACAAAATTGTGAAAGTTTTCTACTCAGTTGAGATGGACAGCTTGTTTGGGCTTTCGTATAATTAACGACCCTGTCAAGTGAGTACTGAACAGAACTGATCGGGCACATTCTGCGTGGCACCCCCGCAAAGAGTTAAAGCAGATTGCAACTACTTAAATTGGGCTAGATAGCATGGCAGTACACAAGACTTGCATTTGCGATGTACTCGGTATTCAAGAGAGAGTTttctgttgcaaaatataaatcTATTGTTGAGCAATTTCTAGGAGTATAATTATCACAATGTAGGTATTGCCTTAGAGGCAATTtatatataagtttaaccactTGCAATTATTTTCTGATACCCAAAAATAGCACACAATTTTCAATAATATTACAAACTACAAATGAATATGGAGCACTGAAGCGATAGATATAACAGCTGTAATGATGGGACTATCTTCAAAGACACCATTCCATAGATAAATGTTACAACCATGGTGGCTTTTTTACTCACATCGTAGAAGCTGATATCAAACTGTTCAGAGTTGAGGACTGGTAACCTCTGGCTGAGGCTACAGGCTTCTCTGAGGATGGGATGATCTCTGGGAACTTCACCTGCCTGTACAGCCTTCACATAATCCAAAACTAATTTCACTCTACTGTGTAACATTTTAATAGCATTATGTTGAGCTACCAAATGTTCTGCCACTGTaacattgaaaaaaagaaatatcaaaaaatgaagaaaacagcAAAATTATGGTTATGAATGCTTTCACAAATTTCATGATGGAATCTATTACGTCACACACAACATTGGAAGAGAGCAATGATGTATTTGGCTACAATGGGATACGAAACGGGGCCCTCGGGTTTACGAGTCCAGCGCTCTCTAACTGAGttatccagcccttagttgggAGGTCATCCCtatagccatttctttgctggggttgggggaggggggaggggagaccagtcagaagccacagtaccttgcataccGAGTAACCAGGATTATGTTAAATTTGATACGACCACGAAAGTGGCAGGTAATGGATGCTTTTTCCATTGTTTCACAATTCCCAGTCAGTGGTCAGTTGTTCATTTACTTATAGAGCTAAATAATGATGATGTCGACTATCCACCTAACACAGTCACTTCAATAGTTTTTAGTCATGAAAGGATGAGAATGATCTATCACAAAATTTACTATGCAGGATTAAAATCCTGCATTTCCACTTTGCATTGCCTTtctcttgttgtttttttggtaCAAACCATAAAAGTGTTTCCTTCTGACTCAGAATGTCACAATAGGCATAAAAATAAACTCTAATCATTGTACAAGGACAATATATCAATCTTTCCATATTCTGCCAAGAACCACAATATCTTGGAAGATATGAGAGCAAATTCGATAGAATGTAACCagtttatgaaaatatttggaGCTCCTTAAAAAGATCTGTtggtatttaattatttaacaaACCTGTAATGCTCTTTGGATAAAATTCACTCATTTTTTAACTTACAGTAATATACATTGTTCTgaacaaacaacagaaaacttgaTTGTTTAACAAGATTCTGTCCATCCTCTTCGCTCATTTGTAACTTCCTCCCTAACCCCCCTTTTTCTACCCCCATTCACTCCTAATCCCCCCTTTCATTCCTCCATCATCTCCTAGGCTGTTTCATCTCCATTATTTGGTCTATTTTTACTCTACTCCATTGTTTGTTTAGTTGTCTGCCCATCTCTATAGTTTAAATATGTCCTTAATCTGTTTTCGTACAGTTTGCTTTTAGTTGAAGAAAATCCGGATAGGATTGAAACATCAGGCTCTCTAACTTATACTTTTACCTACACAGGccttttgcagtagataagcagtttgctaacatttatttccttctctcaTTTAACAACATTAATATATACAAGTTAGATATTTTCATACCAATAGAGCTCAACTTACAATTTTTCTAATAATTTGTAGTGGAAATGCTGTAACTTGAACATCTAATATTTGTGTTTAAAGGTGTAATTCCAAACGTTTAGCTGAAATTAAATGAATGtgtctggcaacagcagagtaTTAAGTGACATCACCCCAAATATCTTTGCTTTTGCTCTCCATGTAAAAATTGcccaaaaatataaaagaattaATCTATCAAGTTGAATAAGATAACCATTTTACAATTAAGCTATGAGACAAATTAAAGTGCCTTTCTCAATGTTTACGATCTTTTAAGTGCAATACTCTCTACATAATTGTTGCTCAACGATTTGTTTGATGAGAAGCATCTTGAAAAGTATAACTACCAGCAGCTTTTAATGCAGAGAAAAGCAAACTCTACGGTTCTCAGAATTATTTGTTAGCGATACTCTTCAAATacaataagaagaaaaaacccattgtgatacatgaatatgcatggaccaaaaattattttcttataACAACCGTTGAGGTCTAGTTAAAGTTAGTCAATCATGATGGGGTTCGCTTACCAATTGAATTCTCCATGTACTCAGCACTGGCCACTCTCGCCACATGGTCCACACCGATTCTCTCTGCTTCTTCTGTGGCTAGAGTATACTGCAGTTCCACAAACAGCATAGTAGGTTCTCCACTGACCAGATCTATCACAGACTCGTAGCATGATATGGGTAGCTGAGTGAGTGAGGGGgcgaaataaatcaaatcaaatcttttcttttggtaaaattatatttgttcttaaatCTTCTTTTAAGATCACACAGCTTTTGCATCTGTACGGATAAAAACGTGCACAACTTGCATGTTCAAAGGTTGACATAAACCAAGCCATCAAAGGTCAACTATGTCAAAGAGATCTACTGCTTATGAGGACAACTCTCCtagtttttctattttatttttgcaattGGCAGATACCAAGGGTTTGACATCCTATTGGAAGACAGGAAGATGTGAAGAACTGACCAGAAAGCTTAACTTTTTACTGTGTTACTCTATTTGTTGTATTTTCTAAATACTAAATTCATCTAGTATATCACTGTATATTAGTGATTGCAGTAACAGCAGTAATACATTAACCACTTAATGGGTTACACCTCAAAAACATTACATCACAAATGAGCACATGGCATGCCGTCCAAGCATTTAATCTTCATCACAACTCACTCAAGATATTTCTTAAATGTTAGATTTTTGCAGGAGTTACTTGCTCATGAACATCAACTCAAAAGTTAAAGATGATGTTTAGCTCTACGTCACCTATTGTTTAccttacatttatattttcaattataatGATAATTTTGGACAAGTTATTCTAAAAATTTTGGTCAGAAACTATTCTGCTAAAAGTAAACAAGGCTACATAGAAAATAGccaaaataacaaaagaaattgtTCCTTTGTTCAGAGATGCAAATGGTATGATCTTGATTCCTTTGCCGAATCAAGTACTTTGTCGTTAAGTTGTCATGACATGACAATGTCCgatattattttatcatatatCCAAACATATACTTACATTAATGTTACCCtattatctcaaaatatttacacatactTACATCTGTACTTCTCGAAAGAGGATTCAACTTTAAGAATATTGGACTTTCATTTATCTGGCAAATCTGTAGAAGTGAATGGGAgggatagaaaaaaaaaaaaaggaataataaTTGCCCATCAGTGAGAGAGCTAATTACCACTCTAGCAGATGAGAATTAAAGAGTTTTATTTACTGTAGTGTCCaataaatcacatttttgtAGCAAAATTTTACAGTGAATAATGCCATCTGTATATCATGTGTTCTGCAGGATTGAGACATTGCACAAGACTGTGATGGGGTTTGCACCAAATTTGAAGGTCAGAATTTCTCCAACATATTTAATCACAAAAGGTCACTTAAAACTCATCCTGATGTTTGGTCTCTTGTCAGGGCATTTTTGGTAGTCATGAGCTTTTGATTGTGGTCACAATTTAGTAGACAAGCCCATTTCCCCCAAAAAGCAACTAAATAAACAAAGACTATAGTTGTTTAGCCCTACAGAATTCCTTATGCACACTATGGCCATCTGTTGCATGACTAGCATCCATCATTGTAATtatcaaaaacatttttaaaatatttttaataagtaCTATCTTTGACAATTTCAAAAACATAGAGTAGCATTAATCTACCCTGTCAATATCTTTCAACTGGAAAAGCTCAAGGGATAAAGGTTTCTCAGAACAATTTCTTTGTACACACATTTTTCACCAAATTGAAAGTACTacatatatgtggcttataGGCAACAGGCTTATTATATAACTTTACTGTACCTGTTTGTGAACTTTAATGTCTTTTTCATCTGCAGTTCCTCCCGTTGTGTACCAGCCTAAAAACTCCAAATCCTTGAAAACCTGTTTGACtgtcataaaataaaataaaaataaaacatcatcAACAATAAGAAGTCTACAGCATTACAAATCATGACAACTTATAATTGCTGGAAGGCTTCTTTCAATTAGAGAATGCTGCCAAATTATGAAATACTGAAATACAATACCCTATCTGTGTTAAAGCTGAGCAAACTTGGCACTTATGGGGAGAATAGATTCATTTTAAGTGTACAGAGCATAcccaaaattatatttttctcaAGGAAGTGAAAATTCCATCCCTACAGTAACTTCACTAACAAATCATGCAAACCATGTTTTCTTCCAAACTTTTggaattttgcaaaattttgcaacTTATGAATTATATTGTGAAATCATCAAGTAGAGTGTATCAACAATTTCACAGACcgcattttcattttcttttaggGTTGGGGTATTTAATGTCAATAGACTTGCACATGAAATATATGCTAATGTTATAACATGATCTATCAATTAACTACTGGTCAACACTTCATGAGTGGAAATAATCCCCGACATATTTCCTCACTCCTCGTTACCATGGCCACAAACTTCCAGTCCAATCCTTCCTCATATATGTCAAACTACTGTATACTaggtgaaaataaaataaatttaccacTAAATCGAATTTTCATTCTTGAAAAAAAGACAGATCCTATCATGTGAAGTTACTTATACTTACACTGTTCTTCTTTTGTGTTGTAATACTGTAGATCCACAATAACGTCACCTTCAACGACGTCAAAAACTAACTCAAATGAATTCAGAACTTCAATATTCCTGCCTTCTTGCTTTCCAATGAGTGCACCCAAAACTGtaagttaaataaaaaatatttatatatgtccACTAACTATTAAGAAGGTGTAAGGTGCTTGTGGATGTAGAATAGAATATTTCTCAGCTCCCTTTTACTGATGTACTAGAAACACATTGACCTATGCTATAACTGTCTTCTTAGTAAATTCTCTGACCCTTTGCTTCTTCTTTCACTTTTAAGTAATCTACCACTCATTCCCAAAtgctaaaattaaaaaagtaagaCATGTCAATATGAATATGTGCACCCATTCCCACTTTCAAAATTGGTTTTAAAGGTTATTGTTCAGAACAAGGTATATCATTTTgtaacaagggggggggggggggggtgaaggtatccagtcaaaacgtccctttaccagaATGTCCCCGCTTTcttaagaccaaaacgtccccgcttttaccaaaacgtccccgcagtcaaaacgtccccgtgagtcaaaacgtccccgctttttctgttttaatatcagttggaatgcaaatgtggatgtttttagttaaaatcaaagagtaaggataggtatagtttaggttgaaaacacattttttaGGATTGGGAAGTGTCGGACATTAGGGCGGAAACATTATTAAGTATAATTTTCTGAGGTAAGATAATATAAAGAATCAAaatacatgcacagaatacagacaggttaattgagcacggtgaacacctACAATGAGATACCAGTAAGGGGATTGGTAGACAAGGGATGAAGAGAAGAacgcaacaggggaagaggagaggtaggagataaacagtggagggacaaagagaggattaaaggaacggggtagggaataaactggagaaggacaatgacagaaaggtgtggagagaaaaagcaaaaaaaagggtgtggaagagagctgtgagaagaggagtgatggggggggggggggcgggacaAGAAAAGGAGGAGGGCAGAGGAAAATTTGGTCATGTTCTTCATATCACGTAAGATAATGCAAATAGAAAAGGGTAATGCAAGATGGCTGTACggtaatataatttttttaagcaCGGGTTGGTTTCGGAATGAATATACACGATACCGTACGGTAAATTTTGCTTCGTAAAAATAAACGATAAGTGATTTcacttaatataaaatattaaagagatatatttatattgtatagtatacgCATCCAAAATCTTTTTTCATTCctcttgtataatattttttgttttccttaattcGTTAATTCACTGATAAACATATAGCGTATACTTTTTTTCTACGATATACTCCATGATTTATTTAGCGCCTGTAATTCAACTTGCATGCCGATAACTTAGCaaaattataacttaaaattaatatatattcacaactgtGAATGAATCTGAtaaacggggacgttttgacttaccgggacgttttgacttacggggacgttttgaccaacggggacgttttgaccaaaagcggggacgttttggtacggggacgttttggtaaagggacgttttgactggtaagcgGGGTGAATGTGACACCCATACAATGTCAATGTAGGCTAAGAAAGCAAAGTTGTAGTGTGCTGTAGTCATGACTGTAACTAACAGTATTCTTTGTGTACAAGTTTTCAGTGTTACCTTATCCTTTGATTGTTCCTAATGATACAGATATTGGCCTAGGCTACACCAGAGCCCATGACACTTTTTTTGGATCTTGCAAAAAGCAATGTGAATGATCGCATTCCTAAGTAGGCTAGTGACTTCTTCAATGTGGTGTCCCTCACTTGCCTGTACTGGCCTAACCAGGCTTAGGCTAGGcctgaattggaagccaccggACGTGTTAGTTGTAATCATAAGCTTTGCGGGTTTCTCCACAtgtgtggtcgcttaagcgtcgttaaaataactgctgattaatTTATAATTACTAAATATTCGCCTGTGCTACTTGAACTAGTTCTGCATTGCACTAGCCTGTACTGGATATCTTCATCCTAGTTGCCTCATGTAATGATAATGGCAGCCTAGATAACGCAGCACGAATTCTTGTCCAAGAATAGTTCCaaaaatataggctaatttcaGCGGTACACCATTAAGTTTTATGACTAGGCCTAGACCCACCTTGTGTAGGCTTCCCTTCCTGCGCACGAATTCTGGTCCAATGATCTGAAATATTCATTATGACAAGTGGATGAAGTGCTACACCAACACTGCCATTTGTTCCACTTGAAGCCATCACTGGCGGAACAGTTTTCTGTTCCGACGGTTCCCCATCAACTTCCATATTCGTAGACTAAGTTTAACGTAGAGTAAAGAAGGAGGTGAAATGTAGCAAGGTTGATTCACCAATATCAGAACCGAATCAAGCCTTTCTAGCGATTACACCAGTAGGATACAGTTCAGTAACATTACAATGTACTAACATGTGTACCAAACTTAACACTAGGACAATTTAGACTATGGTATGTGCTGGATATCGAAACCGATTTGCAGCAAGTCTGTCTATCACGTGACCGTTTCCATGTCCTCGTTTGTAAACAAAATGCATGATTAAAATTGTTGAACACCTTGACCTGTAACGTTTCGTAtcattattgtaatattttttgtataatttatgCAGAAATACTTAGGGATATAATAGATAATTCTTTGCGATAGGATCACAATGACGTCTTCACTACGTATTCAACTGGAACAGTGAAAACAGGCAATTTGAGTTCAACTGTAACGTTGTTACATGTTACTTGTTAGTAACTAACAAGTAGTAACGATAGAGACGATCCTATCACATATCGAGATCAGTAATATGCAGGTAACGATAGGATAGGGGATAAGGCAAAGCCCTTTGCTCTTTTAATGCCTAGCCTAGGGCATATCTTGGCTCCAACATCAACTTAAGATTCCTGATAAATGtcctgtttgtttctttgtgtagCTTATGGTAACTTAGTTAGACCAAGGCCTATGAGACATATTTTGGAAAGCCGATTAATTTCCATTCAGATATTATGAAACAGTCTCAAACTATTCTATGTTCCAAAATTTTGGCATCAAAGTAAATATCTCATCACAGATTTTGGACTAGAAGCTTAACTTGTTTCATAATGTTAATGCTACACTGCTAATTCATATAACATCAGTGttgtaaatattaaatgttaCAGCCATGAAATCCTAAATATGACTGCTACCAACTTTGAAGCCATCTTGCAACATCACAATTGTTATCTATTGTCACTTGCTTTCATCAGATGTCACTGAGTTAGCAaacaataaatagaaaaatggaAGAAGATGATCAAATACAAGAGAAACAAACATTCCATGAGGATCTACAAGATGATGCACAATCTGACATTACATCAGTCACACAGCAGAACGAGGTACCTTCACGACCAACTGTCAGGAGATCAAGTTCTAATTTAACCATCGAAAATCTCCGTCGTcatgaagaagccatcattagAGAAGAGAAAGAACAGTCTCTGAAAGGCAGTTCACAGTCGGGCAGAGGGACACCATTGGATGCATTAAGGACTGGTAGCCCTCTAGTACCTGTACAAGCTCAGAGTAGACAAAGTTCTGCTGGGCAAAAGTCTTTAAAGGATGATGTTGATATAGCACTAACACCTGGAGAATCCCTCAGGACTGGAAGTGGTAAACCTCTCCCTCCAATTGGTG encodes the following:
- the LOC139975452 gene encoding COP9 signalosome complex subunit 6-like translates to MEVDGEPSEQKTVPPVMASSGTNGSVGVALHPLVIMNISDHWTRIRAQEGKPTQVLGALIGKQEGRNIEVLNSFELVFDVVEGDVIVDLQYYNTKEEQFKQVFKDLEFLGWYTTGGTADEKDIKVHKQICQINESPIFLKLNPLSRSTDLPISCYESVIDLVSGEPTMLFVELQYTLATEEAERIGVDHVARVASAEYMENSIVAEHLVAQHNAIKMLHSRVKLVLDYVKAVQAGEVPRDHPILREACSLSQRLPVLNSEQFDISFYDQCSDVALMAYLGAITKGCDTINQFVNKFNVLYDRQGMGLRKRGLFF